Part of the Oncorhynchus masou masou isolate Uvic2021 chromosome 18, UVic_Omas_1.1, whole genome shotgun sequence genome, ATCTTGATTGgttgacagctgtggtatatcagaccgtgtaCCACGGATATGACAagatgtatttttactgctctaattacgttggtaaccagtttataatagcaataaggcacctcagggtttgTGACTCTGCGTTGCATATCTATATCCATTGTATATTGAGaattttgtttttaactgactagttaaataaaataaaaaatattggtcatataccacacctcctcctgccttattgcttaattattttTCTTGAGAATGAGGCCTGTTATAATTCTTAAATTATGCAATATAGCTCCCTACAAATAATTATTATAGCCTGCTGTAAACTATTTTGAGCATTATTGTCAGTGTAGATTTTCAAACTGTTCCAGGACCaaatgtattatatatatttacaaatcTGTGCCAGATTAATTTGGATGACAGGTCTCTTCAATTAATGACCTACGTCAGCAGGGGTCTGGGagaaggtagcacgtccagtgaaatCAGGTCAGGGTTTCACAGCTGCATTCGGAACGTTCCATTACTTGGTTAGACTACATTTGACTATTTTCAGTCTCACCTAAACAGATAACTATTTAGCCTTTAACCTTGTCTGGTGCTTTCTTCTTTTTCAACAGGGTCCTCCACATGTTGAACCCCAGGCCAATGCCAGGTCCCATAATGCCAGTAGATGTAGCCATGAGGATCTGCCTGGCAAGCTCTCCACCCCTCCGCAGCTTCCTCAGCACGTACGAGGACTGCCGATCGCGAAACCTGGTAAACCGTTACAAACCACTGAGGCCATGCATCAGCTCCAAGCAGCAGCTAGAGGACTCCAGCCTGGGATGGAAGAGCGCCAGGGCCAAGGGGAAGAAGCGGGTGGTCTTTGCCGATTCAAAGGGCATGTCCCTAACGGCCATCCACGTGTTCAAGGAGTTTGAGGAGGACCCACTGTCTGACCTGCAATTTGACCTGTCTGACCTGGCCAATGCCACCGCTGGCCTCAAGGTCTCCATGGAGAAAAGTTTTACTCTGGATTTCCCACAGCCCGCTGCAGATTATCTGGACTTCAGGAACCGGCTCAAGAAGAACCAAGTATGTTTGGAAAACTGCATACTCCAGGAACGGTCGCTCACCGGCACTGTGAAAGTCAGGAACGTAAGCTTTGAGAAATCAGTCTCCATCCGGCTAACGTTTGACTCGTGGAAAACCCACACGGACATTGCTAGTACGTACCTAAACAATGTGTACGGTTGTTTGGACACTGACACCTTCGCGTTCACTGTCGACCTGCCAAGTTCTGTGCCCTCACAGGAGCGCGTGGAGTTTTGCATATGCTTCACCACCCAGGATCAGACGTACTGGGACAACAACGATGAGAAGAACTACAAGTTGCTCCACAACGACACAGATGCAGACCAGACCAGCAACCCCatcatccagaccaccgcaccaGTGGAGTTCAAGAGCGACGGCAAGAGGCCGGAGATGGAGTTTGACCAGTTTGGGAGCCCGAGAACGTCCAGTGGATTCTTCCCTGAATGGCAGAGCTGGGGACACATAGAGAATACAACCCCATACTGGTGAAGCAACAACAAGGCTTTTATGAGAAATCTACAAGCTTCTCCAACAGAATCAACTCCTAATTGCTTGATGTAAGAGGAGTGACAACAGAAAATGTAATAGTATGTACACATGAGAGTGCtggctgacccccccccccctcaacagTGAAGATATAACCACAATCTGAACAGTTAAGATGTTCAAGTCAACAGTTGAGGTCATTGTGGGGCTTTAGAGTGGGCATGTTTGTTTTGTCACAATGGAAAGGTTCAGAATGGGTTTCTTTCTCTTCATGTTTGGGGGTGTATGTGAAGGTATAGAAATCTACAAACAACAGTTTGAGCCTGTAAGCATCTTATCATCCAGTTAACCCCCTAATCACTGTGACCAGTACTCAACATAAAGCATTGTGGTAAAATGCCGCCATAGCCACAAAAATATAGCTAGAATTAACGACAAATAGCAAAGTGCATTTTAAGGTTGAGATATCTAGAAATTGGTTTAGACTTTAAAAGTGTACACAATTTTTGTAGTGAATTTAAAAAATGTGGTAAATCATGAGTTGTTGTAACATAGATGCCTTCCTTTATAATGTTAATTTGATTGTCCATTAAGCTGTTTGTAATCTCGGCCACCAGCCCGCTCACTCTGTCGAGACTACTCTATGCGCCAGCAATCCgagcctggggatgaggttaAACTGTTGGTAATACAATGGCATTACTTCACCACCTGTATACACAGCAAGTAGGGActggattcaatccgtatcgccAAAGATCTGTTAAAATTTCAAGGTAAAttctgattgagccgacatatgcaacGTTTACCGTAAATGCAGTCTCCACGAAcaaggaacattgcctttaaatttaatTTGCGCTATAACTCGGATCTGTCGCAATACTCTAGCTCTACGGATTTAATCCAGCTCTAAGGCTTTTTCAAAAAGAGAAAGATAACTCCAGATTTGGGAACCTGCACTTAGCATTTTGTACATGGAGATCTGTTTTGGTGAGTTTTATATCAACAGAATTAGCTTTACTTGCCCTGTAAGAGATGGAACTATTCCTTGCCGTTAGACATAAAGGTAAGCCATCAAAATGTCAGTATAACGTAAGTCGCCCGAATGTTGACGGACATGGTTGACAGTTCCAGAGCAGTCTTTGCACTGACCGAAATACAGTATGCCTTTTAAATGTGAGAATGTGAAAGAATGAGACGTTGAAAGTGGAATAATTTGGTACAGCATGACGAACTTCATATTGAAGTTGCTTCAGTGTTTCATGGCACCGTTTGAGTGAAGACTTTCAGGTAAACAAAAAAGAAAAGCAATACAGGTAAATATGCATGACTATACCCCAGCATATTATCAATTAGGTGTAGGCCTAAATGGAGCACCTACCTTTGTTTTGCACAAAGGATTTCATACATACGTCCATTGTATTTTTGAAAAGCCTTTACATGCAAACACATTTTATATGCTCTTCCTAACCTCTTAATGTTTGCTGCTACTGTATGTAAGTGCTATTCTATCTTCAATGTGTTTCATGAACCCGTGGTATGTGAATGCTCCTATGGGAAATAGGGGAAAGAGAATGAGGAGAGTGGGGATGTTATTTAAGGAATGTACGACTAAGTAAGGGAAGTGTTTAAAAGGGAAATGAATGGGAAAGAGGTCAGTGTTAGAGGGCTATGCCTTGGGACTGAGGCTTCAGAGTTTACCAGGAAGTGGTGAACATTG contains:
- the LOC135505120 gene encoding protein phosphatase 1 regulatory subunit 3C-B-like, which gives rise to MNCTRVLHMLNPRPMPGPIMPVDVAMRICLASSPPLRSFLSTYEDCRSRNLVNRYKPLRPCISSKQQLEDSSLGWKSARAKGKKRVVFADSKGMSLTAIHVFKEFEEDPLSDLQFDLSDLANATAGLKVSMEKSFTLDFPQPAADYLDFRNRLKKNQVCLENCILQERSLTGTVKVRNVSFEKSVSIRLTFDSWKTHTDIASTYLNNVYGCLDTDTFAFTVDLPSSVPSQERVEFCICFTTQDQTYWDNNDEKNYKLLHNDTDADQTSNPIIQTTAPVEFKSDGKRPEMEFDQFGSPRTSSGFFPEWQSWGHIENTTPYW